A part of Pradoshia eiseniae genomic DNA contains:
- a CDS encoding ethanolamine ammonia-lyase reactivating factor EutA, translated as MEPYNESLLSAGIDIGTSTTKIVVSLLFLSNVSGSGHVPRLEITGRKVIYKSPVYRTPLQTESILDYQAIMDIIHQEYREANIHIEDIQTGAVIITGESAIKENARQLVSQLASSAGDFLVATAGPDLEGILAAKGSGALSYSQTTKKVTANIDIGGGTANIAVVKNGELCGTCTLTIGGRLIEYREGLPVVSETIRPLLKERGWDPVRDRKMITTYMADVLARAVNRSLEKEDEMLLLGHAPDWEESVEAVMFSGGVASCMYPDPEKKGSFDDIGADLACALLQSAEWKRWDWVEPVETSRATVIGAGTQTTEVSGATIMVDEEDLPLSNLPVHRVSFSEGFKKGILSLPAEIRKASSMHVFSGEPHAFALYLKDLPYLSYKNIKELADCLLTHLHTEPLVIVLEQDYAKVLGASMKYQEPNKKLVCIDQVDMKHGDYVDIGKVLNMGVAMFVVKTLAFGQ; from the coding sequence ATGGAACCTTATAATGAATCTCTGCTAAGCGCTGGAATCGATATCGGTACAAGCACAACCAAGATTGTCGTTAGTCTATTGTTCCTTTCAAATGTATCTGGATCAGGTCATGTGCCGAGGCTTGAGATTACAGGGCGGAAAGTTATATATAAGAGCCCTGTTTACCGAACGCCTTTGCAAACAGAATCCATTCTTGACTATCAGGCGATAATGGATATCATCCATCAGGAGTATCGGGAAGCAAATATTCATATAGAGGACATCCAAACAGGGGCCGTTATCATTACTGGGGAATCAGCCATAAAGGAAAATGCAAGACAGCTGGTCTCACAGCTGGCGTCAAGCGCAGGTGATTTCTTGGTAGCAACTGCAGGACCGGACCTAGAGGGGATTTTAGCTGCTAAGGGCTCAGGTGCCCTCTCGTATTCTCAAACAACAAAAAAGGTGACAGCAAATATCGATATTGGAGGAGGAACGGCTAATATTGCAGTGGTGAAGAATGGAGAACTTTGCGGTACCTGCACGTTGACGATTGGAGGGAGGTTAATTGAATATCGAGAGGGACTGCCGGTTGTATCGGAAACCATCCGTCCCCTTTTAAAAGAGAGGGGGTGGGACCCTGTAAGAGACCGAAAGATGATAACCACTTATATGGCAGATGTGCTTGCACGAGCAGTTAATCGATCTCTTGAGAAAGAGGATGAGATGCTCCTCCTTGGTCATGCTCCTGATTGGGAAGAGTCGGTTGAGGCCGTTATGTTCTCGGGAGGCGTAGCAAGCTGTATGTATCCTGATCCGGAAAAGAAGGGCTCTTTTGATGATATCGGTGCCGATCTGGCTTGTGCCTTACTTCAGTCAGCGGAATGGAAACGCTGGGATTGGGTAGAGCCAGTTGAAACGTCTAGAGCAACAGTCATTGGGGCGGGTACCCAGACAACCGAGGTCAGTGGTGCGACAATTATGGTCGATGAAGAAGATTTGCCTCTTTCTAATCTGCCAGTGCATAGGGTCAGCTTTTCTGAGGGCTTTAAGAAAGGAATCTTAAGCCTTCCTGCAGAAATTCGTAAAGCCAGCTCCATGCATGTTTTTTCAGGAGAGCCCCATGCTTTTGCTCTCTATTTAAAGGATTTACCGTATCTTTCGTATAAGAATATAAAAGAACTAGCCGACTGCTTGTTAACTCATCTGCATACCGAGCCGCTCGTAATCGTTCTCGAGCAGGATTATGCTAAGGTTCTTGGTGCTTCAATGAAGTATCAGGAACCAAATAAAAAGCTCGTATGTATCGATCAAGTTGATATGAAGCACGGAGACTATGTGGATATAGGAAAGGTATTGAATATGGGGGTCGCGATGTTCGTGGTAAAAACATTGGCTTTCGGCCAATAA
- a CDS encoding ethanolamine ammonia-lyase subunit EutB — protein sequence MKMDVTIGNHAYSFSSLKEVFAKANEEKSGDRLAGIAAESVQERIAAKKLLSTWTLGDIRDRPLLPLKQDEVSKIIEEQIDEEVYASIERWTVSDLREYILDDRTGDPEIKRIASGLNSEMIAAMTKIMSNLDLIHAANKIEVITTCCTTIGQKGTLASRLQPNHPTDSVEGMLASLKEGLAYGVGDAVIGINPVIDTVDNVKRLLEASKTFIADWKVPTQNCVLAHVTTQMSAIEAGAPADLIFQSIAGSEAANRSFGISASMLKEASHMMQASGKGAGVNQLYFETGQGSELSAEAHFGIDQLTMEARNYGFAKYFNPFIVNTVVGFIGPEYLYDSKQVIRAGLEDHFMGKMHGLPMGVDVCYTNHMVADQNDMEDLGVLLSAAGVNFLIATPMGDDCMLNYQSLSYHDIATLRQTLGKEPSPEFKTWLENTGILEGGKLSRIAGNPLLFS from the coding sequence ATGAAAATGGATGTGACAATCGGAAATCATGCTTATTCTTTTTCCTCGCTAAAGGAAGTGTTCGCAAAAGCAAATGAAGAAAAATCAGGTGACAGGCTTGCCGGCATTGCAGCGGAAAGTGTACAGGAGCGGATTGCCGCTAAGAAGCTGCTGAGTACATGGACACTGGGGGATATCAGGGATCGTCCGCTGCTGCCACTAAAACAGGATGAAGTATCAAAAATTATCGAAGAGCAAATCGATGAAGAAGTATATGCGTCAATAGAACGCTGGACAGTTAGTGATCTTAGAGAGTACATATTGGACGATCGAACGGGTGATCCGGAAATCAAACGAATCGCAAGCGGACTTAACAGTGAGATGATTGCGGCCATGACAAAAATCATGTCCAATCTAGATCTGATTCATGCAGCTAACAAAATCGAGGTCATTACGACATGCTGCACGACAATTGGGCAAAAAGGGACGCTTGCCTCAAGGCTTCAGCCAAATCATCCGACAGATAGTGTAGAGGGGATGCTTGCTTCGTTGAAAGAGGGGCTAGCATATGGGGTTGGTGATGCTGTCATTGGTATTAACCCGGTCATTGATACGGTCGACAATGTTAAAAGGCTGCTGGAAGCCTCCAAGACTTTTATAGCAGACTGGAAGGTACCCACGCAGAATTGTGTACTTGCGCATGTGACGACCCAAATGAGTGCAATTGAAGCGGGAGCACCTGCTGATTTGATTTTTCAGAGTATAGCTGGCTCGGAGGCAGCCAACCGTTCCTTTGGAATTTCTGCTTCTATGCTGAAGGAGGCGAGCCATATGATGCAAGCATCTGGCAAAGGGGCTGGTGTGAATCAACTTTACTTTGAGACAGGGCAAGGCTCCGAATTATCAGCTGAAGCCCATTTTGGAATCGACCAGCTGACAATGGAGGCGCGGAATTATGGCTTCGCAAAATATTTTAACCCGTTCATCGTGAACACGGTTGTAGGCTTTATCGGGCCGGAATACTTGTATGACAGCAAACAGGTAATCCGGGCTGGTCTTGAGGATCATTTTATGGGGAAAATGCATGGCCTGCCAATGGGGGTTGATGTGTGCTATACCAATCATATGGTAGCTGACCAGAATGATATGGAGGATCTTGGTGTGCTGCTCTCGGCAGCAGGGGTCAATTTCTTGATTGCAACACCGATGGGTGATGACTGTATGCTAAATTATCAATCTCTTAGTTATCATGACATCGCAACATTGAGACAAACTCTTGGGAAGGAGCCGTCCCCAGAGTTCAAGACTTGGCTTGAGAATACAGGAATATTGGAGGGCGGCAAACTTAGCCGGATAGCGGGGAATCCACTTTTATTTTCTTGA
- a CDS encoding STAS domain-containing protein: MQLIDIPLPLPYVVIDSNGRIISSNSRALNLFDLRTKQIDDIIDSESMNKLTTNTWQQDEQNPIEVVLKTRNNPLALFDLFISWDHENQLHILFAAKDKTTQIYTDQIMHLQSRLANTDFELYEQKEKLEDTIYRMNSLSGPFIPLTATMGYIPLFGDLTEEKIHVISGNVLHSIFIGEYDDILVDLTSIANIEETGLHKFMDLLKTIHLMNGNKVQLIGANPRIAKILYKENFSLYVNFKPSLQYILKNYYQ; this comes from the coding sequence ATGCAGCTTATTGATATTCCACTTCCCCTCCCATATGTCGTGATTGACTCAAATGGCAGAATTATCAGTTCAAATTCACGCGCACTCAATCTCTTTGACCTGCGCACAAAGCAAATCGATGACATCATTGACAGTGAAAGTATGAATAAATTAACCACAAACACTTGGCAGCAGGATGAACAGAATCCGATTGAGGTCGTTTTAAAGACACGGAACAACCCTCTTGCCCTGTTTGATTTATTCATATCTTGGGACCATGAGAATCAACTGCATATCCTATTCGCTGCAAAGGATAAAACGACTCAAATTTATACGGACCAAATCATGCATCTGCAGAGCCGATTGGCCAACACCGATTTTGAGCTTTATGAGCAAAAGGAAAAACTCGAGGATACCATTTACCGCATGAACTCTCTATCTGGTCCGTTCATTCCCTTGACAGCAACAATGGGATATATCCCATTATTCGGTGATTTGACCGAGGAGAAGATTCATGTCATTTCCGGAAATGTTCTGCACTCCATTTTTATTGGAGAGTATGATGACATCCTGGTGGATTTGACTTCTATTGCCAACATTGAAGAAACCGGTCTCCATAAATTTATGGATCTCCTTAAAACGATTCATTTAATGAACGGAAATAAGGTGCAGCTTATCGGTGCCAACCCAAGGATAGCTAAGATTCTCTATAAAGAGAATTTCAGTCTCTATGTCAATTTCAAGCCGTCCTTGCAATACATCTTGAAAAACTATTATCAATAA
- the queF gene encoding preQ(1) synthase, which translates to MNNEGRKPSELEGVTLLGNQGTTYQYTYDPSILESFDNKHPDNDYWVKFNCPEFTSLCPITGQPDFAAIYISYIPGLKMVESKSLKLYLFSFRNQGDFHEDCMNIIMKDLIALMEPKYIEVWGKFTPRGGISIDPYCNYGKPGTKFEDMALHRLMNHDMYPEKVDNR; encoded by the coding sequence ATGAATAATGAAGGCAGAAAACCATCCGAACTAGAAGGCGTGACATTGCTCGGCAATCAAGGAACCACTTATCAATATACGTACGATCCTTCCATCCTTGAAAGCTTTGATAATAAGCATCCTGATAATGATTATTGGGTAAAATTTAATTGTCCAGAATTCACAAGCCTGTGCCCCATTACTGGACAGCCTGATTTCGCAGCCATTTATATCAGCTATATTCCAGGCTTAAAAATGGTCGAAAGCAAGTCATTGAAGCTCTATCTCTTCAGCTTCCGGAATCAGGGTGATTTTCATGAGGATTGCATGAATATCATCATGAAGGATCTAATCGCTCTAATGGAGCCTAAATACATTGAAGTCTGGGGTAAATTCACCCCGCGCGGAGGCATCAGCATCGACCCTTACTGCAATTACGGTAAACCGGGAACAAAGTTCGAGGATATGGCGCTGCACCGCCTCATGAACCATGACATGTATCCAGAGAAGGTTGATAACCGATAA
- the eutH gene encoding ethanolamine utilization protein EutH produces the protein MAQIGNIVIYIIMACAVAGAIAAIRNSEEGLGKQFMEGIHAIGHIFLPTAGIMASIPFLSWFIDKVCGPLFASIGADPAIAATAILATDMGGYQLAEVLKESYEGWMMAMVVGFMAGATIVFSIPMGLAMLDKRDHKYMALGVMSGILTVPIGAFISSVIILLSNSKIRDIISTNSSSTYEFTISYLAILANLTPLFVFVIILALGLYFLPDLMVKLFMVFGYLMDAAIKLILVFSIVEIFTGLFSKTIGWWGFDPIIADGEDQFRALEVAGNIGIMLAGAFPMIYLIQKYAGKPLESFGRRFGLSKEGSAGLLATVANILAMFKLIKTMPPKDKVINISFAVCAAFLLGDHLSFTANFQPTLILPVIIGKLTAGVIGIAFAYWLSVPKALELEKKDRALGIIGENEYLEARVEKEASAEVKIG, from the coding sequence ATGGCGCAAATAGGGAATATTGTCATTTACATAATTATGGCCTGTGCGGTCGCTGGGGCGATAGCGGCGATACGAAACAGTGAGGAGGGACTTGGAAAGCAGTTTATGGAAGGCATACATGCTATTGGACATATCTTCCTGCCCACAGCGGGAATCATGGCCTCAATCCCATTTCTCTCCTGGTTCATTGATAAGGTTTGCGGGCCATTGTTTGCAAGTATTGGTGCTGACCCTGCCATTGCTGCTACGGCCATATTAGCGACAGATATGGGCGGCTATCAACTCGCAGAAGTGTTGAAAGAATCTTATGAGGGATGGATGATGGCGATGGTTGTTGGGTTCATGGCTGGCGCTACCATTGTCTTCTCTATACCGATGGGGCTTGCAATGCTTGATAAGCGAGACCATAAATATATGGCCTTAGGCGTTATGTCCGGAATTCTGACAGTCCCTATCGGAGCATTCATCTCTAGTGTCATCATTCTTCTATCAAATTCAAAGATTCGTGATATCATCTCAACGAATAGTTCCTCCACCTATGAATTTACCATTAGTTACTTAGCCATCTTGGCTAATCTTACTCCGTTATTTGTCTTTGTTATCATACTTGCTCTTGGTCTATACTTTCTTCCAGATTTAATGGTCAAGCTCTTCATGGTATTCGGTTACTTGATGGATGCTGCGATTAAGCTGATTCTTGTTTTCTCTATTGTTGAAATTTTTACCGGTCTTTTCTCTAAAACTATCGGCTGGTGGGGATTTGATCCGATTATTGCTGATGGAGAAGACCAATTCCGTGCCTTGGAGGTTGCAGGTAACATCGGAATCATGCTGGCGGGCGCTTTCCCGATGATTTACTTGATTCAAAAATATGCTGGCAAGCCTCTTGAATCATTTGGCAGGAGGTTCGGACTCAGCAAAGAAGGAAGCGCTGGCTTGCTTGCAACGGTTGCGAATATTTTGGCCATGTTTAAATTAATCAAGACAATGCCTCCTAAGGATAAAGTCATTAACATCTCCTTTGCGGTTTGTGCAGCGTTCTTGCTTGGAGATCATCTCTCCTTTACGGCGAACTTTCAGCCTACATTGATTCTGCCTGTCATTATCGGAAAATTAACAGCAGGAGTAATTGGAATTGCTTTTGCCTATTGGCTTTCTGTCCCAAAAGCACTGGAGCTCGAGAAAAAGGATAGAGCATTGGGGATTATCGGTGAGAACGAATACCTTGAAGCCAGGGTGGAAAAGGAGGCGTCAGCTGAAGTCAAAATAGGTTAA
- a CDS encoding TIGR01777 family oxidoreductase: MAKRVVLAGGTGFIGQYFEKKFRKAGYDIAIISRQEPHINWNDRQRILKAVDGAALVINLAGRSVNCRYNEKNKKEIMNSRIDTTLIIGEAIEKCQNPPPLWINSSTATIYRDAMDRPMTEDTGEEGDGFSVNVGKRWEETFFSFKLPSTRQAALRITIVLGKDGGVIPVYQNLVKLGLGGKQGSGEQMFSWMHIEDLYRVVRFIESREDLSGVFVCGSPNPVPNKELMRLLRHTMGRNFGMPATEWMLKAGAVVIRTEPELILKSRWVLPSRLIKAGFVFLYPTLKLALEEINSRQTKNTNTA; the protein is encoded by the coding sequence ATGGCAAAGAGGGTTGTGTTAGCAGGAGGAACCGGGTTTATCGGACAATACTTCGAGAAAAAATTCCGTAAGGCTGGATATGATATTGCTATCATATCCAGACAAGAGCCCCATATTAACTGGAATGATCGTCAACGCATTTTAAAGGCTGTGGATGGAGCGGCACTTGTCATTAACCTTGCCGGCAGGTCTGTCAACTGCCGTTATAATGAGAAGAATAAGAAAGAAATTATGAATTCTCGAATTGATACGACACTCATCATTGGCGAGGCAATAGAAAAGTGTCAAAATCCGCCACCGCTCTGGATTAATTCAAGTACGGCCACCATCTACAGAGATGCCATGGACAGGCCGATGACAGAGGATACGGGGGAAGAGGGCGATGGCTTTTCGGTTAATGTTGGAAAGCGCTGGGAAGAAACATTCTTCAGTTTTAAATTGCCTTCAACGAGGCAAGCGGCACTGAGAATCACCATTGTTTTAGGAAAAGATGGAGGGGTGATTCCGGTCTATCAAAATCTGGTCAAATTAGGTCTAGGCGGAAAGCAAGGATCAGGTGAGCAGATGTTTAGCTGGATGCACATAGAGGATCTTTACAGGGTTGTCCGCTTTATTGAATCAAGAGAGGATTTGAGCGGCGTTTTTGTATGCGGTTCACCTAACCCGGTTCCAAATAAGGAGCTTATGCGCTTATTGCGGCATACGATGGGAAGAAATTTCGGCATGCCTGCCACGGAGTGGATGTTAAAGGCCGGCGCTGTTGTCATTCGCACTGAGCCTGAATTAATCCTAAAAAGCCGCTGGGTTTTGCCTAGCCGCCTTATTAAAGCCGGATTTGTCTTCTTGTATCCAACATTGAAGCTCGCATTGGAAGAAATAAATTCAAGGCAAACAAAAAACACCAATACAGCTTAA
- a CDS encoding ATP-grasp domain-containing protein: MKNGIILYTRKDYEKNQWFAERFIKEAPSYGMTIRLILTDFMALGSENGHLFIQYKNERWDTAPDFAINRSRNSSIARHLELMGCKVFNSADVTEVCNDKARTHQLINANGIKSVKTMFELSDWENHGMEYPLILKEVSGHGGKDVHKIEDPEQLNALVNTYQGERLLIQEMCSNPGIDIRAFCIGDEILACVKRHSEDSYKSNYSLGGRAEPYSLSNSEHQIITSILSIMKFDFVGIDFLVDENDGFLFNEIEDAVGTRTLYQNYDFGIVKKYLGHIRNNLVT, from the coding sequence ATGAAGAACGGAATCATCCTTTATACACGGAAAGATTATGAAAAGAACCAATGGTTTGCGGAGCGTTTTATCAAAGAGGCACCCTCTTATGGGATGACCATCCGGTTAATCTTGACAGATTTCATGGCGCTTGGATCAGAAAATGGACATTTATTTATCCAGTATAAGAATGAGCGGTGGGATACAGCGCCTGACTTTGCCATAAACAGAAGCCGAAACTCTAGCATTGCTCGTCATCTTGAATTAATGGGCTGCAAAGTATTTAATTCAGCAGATGTGACGGAGGTATGCAATGACAAGGCGAGAACCCATCAGCTCATTAATGCTAACGGCATAAAGTCGGTCAAGACGATGTTCGAGCTTTCAGATTGGGAGAATCATGGCATGGAATATCCTCTCATTTTGAAGGAGGTCTCCGGCCATGGCGGCAAGGATGTGCATAAGATTGAAGACCCGGAGCAATTGAACGCATTAGTTAATACATATCAGGGAGAAAGGCTGCTCATTCAGGAAATGTGCAGTAATCCAGGCATTGATATTCGAGCCTTCTGCATCGGCGATGAAATCCTTGCTTGTGTGAAAAGACACTCAGAAGACAGCTATAAATCAAATTATTCCCTAGGCGGCAGAGCAGAACCGTATTCATTATCTAACTCTGAGCATCAAATCATTACAAGCATCTTATCGATCATGAAGTTCGATTTCGTTGGCATTGATTTTTTAGTCGATGAAAATGATGGGTTCCTGTTTAATGAGATTGAGGATGCTGTAGGGACAAGAACGCTTTATCAAAATTATGACTTTGGCATTGTGAAAAAATACTTAGGTCATATAAGGAATAATTTGGTAACATAG
- a CDS encoding antibiotic biosynthesis monooxygenase family protein has product MYTVFSTFLVPDDKANEVIQIYQQRSRLVDKAAGFIDFLLLQNDRHPGELTVQLLFETKEDYLNWARSKEFKQIHELEKKYPDQELASIIPKINKYKVVAT; this is encoded by the coding sequence ATGTATACCGTTTTCTCTACTTTCCTTGTTCCAGACGATAAAGCCAATGAGGTTATCCAAATCTATCAGCAACGTTCCAGACTTGTTGATAAAGCTGCAGGCTTTATTGATTTTCTGCTCCTGCAAAATGACCGCCATCCTGGGGAACTGACTGTCCAGCTTCTATTTGAAACAAAAGAGGATTATCTGAATTGGGCAAGAAGCAAGGAATTCAAGCAAATCCATGAGCTCGAAAAGAAGTACCCAGATCAGGAACTCGCCTCCATCATTCCGAAAATCAATAAATATAAGGTGGTGGCGACTTAA
- the queC gene encoding 7-cyano-7-deazaguanine synthase QueC, whose product MTNKAVVIFSGGQDSTTCLFWAMKKFDEVIAVTFDYGQRHRLELECAASITDELGIEHHILDMSLLNQLSPNALTRTEIAITEGESGPPSTFVEGRNMLFLTFAGILAKTKGAKHLITGVCETDFSGYPDCRDIFIKSLNVTMNLAMDYPFVIHTPLMWFDKAETWEMADSFGKLEYIRTNTLTCYNGIIGDGCGSCPSCKLRQNGLNIYQKKKMVKK is encoded by the coding sequence ATGACCAATAAAGCAGTTGTCATTTTCAGCGGCGGACAGGATTCAACGACATGTTTATTTTGGGCAATGAAGAAATTCGATGAGGTGATTGCTGTCACATTTGATTATGGACAGCGGCATCGGCTTGAGCTTGAGTGTGCCGCAAGCATCACTGACGAGCTTGGAATCGAGCATCATATTTTGGATATGTCTCTATTAAATCAGCTTTCACCAAATGCACTCACAAGGACCGAGATTGCCATAACAGAGGGTGAAAGCGGACCTCCCTCTACTTTTGTGGAGGGACGTAATATGCTGTTTCTTACCTTCGCGGGCATTCTGGCGAAAACAAAGGGTGCTAAACACCTCATTACCGGTGTATGCGAAACTGATTTCAGCGGCTATCCTGATTGCCGGGATATATTCATCAAGTCACTCAATGTCACGATGAACCTTGCCATGGACTATCCCTTTGTCATCCACACTCCATTAATGTGGTTCGACAAAGCGGAGACATGGGAGATGGCTGACAGCTTCGGGAAGCTTGAATATATTCGAACGAATACACTGACTTGCTATAACGGAATCATTGGTGACGGCTGTGGCAGCTGCCCTTCCTGCAAGCTCAGGCAAAACGGTCTTAACATCTATCAAAAAAAGAAAATGGTGAAGAAATAA
- a CDS encoding NAD(P)-dependent oxidoreductase yields the protein MKRTVFWNDGMINGKENEIMGARKNVNIVIIGASGKTGQLVVQQALDAGHKVTAFMRTPEKLTLAHERLTIVQGDATDSEAVNSAVKGQDAVISCVGSNNGLGKTTILREMAGTVAEAMARNGVDRIVYMASAGIDKEIPGMIGKMTMKLLGNVLEDHRNAVEVYKSYDFRWTIARPMGLTDKPYTGRYEETLEGIPSGSKSISRADVAEFLVRAVSDDQYIYQSVGLASKE from the coding sequence ATGAAGAGGACGGTCTTTTGGAATGATGGTATGATAAATGGGAAGGAAAACGAAATAATGGGGGCAAGGAAGAACGTGAATATAGTGATAATTGGCGCGTCGGGAAAAACGGGACAATTGGTTGTTCAGCAGGCATTAGATGCAGGTCACAAGGTGACGGCATTTATGCGTACGCCGGAGAAGCTTACTTTAGCTCATGAGCGGCTGACAATTGTTCAAGGTGATGCGACTGATAGCGAGGCCGTGAATTCCGCAGTAAAAGGGCAGGACGCTGTTATCTCCTGTGTCGGATCTAATAATGGATTAGGAAAGACGACCATCCTGCGTGAAATGGCCGGTACAGTGGCAGAGGCCATGGCTCGAAATGGTGTAGATAGAATCGTCTATATGGCTTCAGCCGGAATTGACAAAGAAATTCCTGGCATGATAGGAAAGATGACGATGAAGCTATTAGGGAATGTGCTTGAAGACCACCGTAATGCCGTTGAGGTTTATAAATCCTATGATTTCAGATGGACAATCGCAAGGCCGATGGGACTAACTGATAAGCCGTATACAGGGCGTTATGAAGAAACTTTGGAAGGGATTCCGAGCGGAAGCAAGAGTATATCCCGCGCGGATGTAGCGGAGTTTCTCGTCCGTGCCGTTTCTGACGACCAATATATTTATCAATCTGTTGGTCTCGCGTCAAAAGAGTAA
- a CDS encoding cobalamin B12-binding domain-containing protein, with protein sequence MFKGTEFADILLKGNTVLAWKYIEAYKDEEILTIYEDIITPAMHRIGLLWENNKITVADEHIATAICDFVLSRLSNVHKSSQDSAPRGRAMFLCLEGEQHYLGLKMANYLFVDHGWDTKYFGPNLPLEYALQTAAEWEPDVIGLSVSIVTHLPKLKTYCSQLEAISPSATIFVGGRLGAKYDLTNHISRNTLISSDLSTLDNWLKNYNMGEKENAAY encoded by the coding sequence ATGTTCAAAGGAACGGAGTTTGCTGATATTCTGCTCAAAGGTAATACCGTCCTCGCTTGGAAGTATATCGAGGCATACAAGGATGAAGAAATCCTGACAATCTACGAAGATATAATTACTCCTGCCATGCATCGTATAGGTTTACTGTGGGAGAACAACAAAATCACAGTGGCAGATGAGCACATAGCTACCGCCATATGTGACTTTGTCCTCTCAAGATTATCGAATGTCCATAAGTCCAGCCAAGATTCAGCTCCACGAGGGCGGGCCATGTTTCTATGCTTAGAAGGGGAACAGCATTATCTTGGCCTTAAAATGGCTAATTATCTGTTCGTAGATCACGGGTGGGACACGAAATATTTTGGTCCTAACCTGCCTTTGGAATATGCCCTGCAAACAGCGGCAGAATGGGAACCAGATGTCATCGGCCTTTCTGTTTCCATTGTCACCCACTTACCTAAGCTGAAGACCTATTGCAGCCAGCTTGAAGCTATTTCCCCTTCCGCTACCATCTTTGTCGGCGGACGTTTGGGAGCAAAATATGACCTGACTAATCACATTAGCCGTAATACGCTGATTTCGAGCGATTTATCTACCTTGGATAATTGGCTGAAAAATTACAATATGGGAGAAAAAGAAAATGCAGCTTATTGA
- a CDS encoding 6-pyruvoyl trahydropterin synthase family protein: protein MFILKSEIQFDTAHFLSGYTGKCANLHGHRYRVIAKVASNTLHTDGQLRGMVEDFGTIKQALKKIEKLFDHKLLIENNDEGREVARQLKEGPTDFDLYMVPYRPTAEEMSRHIYQLIKEMGVQVCEVEVFETPANSCSYSEGPVCSE from the coding sequence ATGTTTATTCTTAAAAGTGAAATTCAGTTCGACACAGCACACTTCTTAAGCGGGTATACCGGAAAATGCGCTAATCTGCACGGCCACCGGTACCGAGTCATCGCTAAGGTAGCAAGCAACACCTTACATACCGATGGTCAGCTTAGAGGAATGGTCGAAGATTTCGGAACCATCAAGCAGGCTTTGAAAAAGATTGAAAAGCTATTCGACCATAAGCTATTGATTGAGAATAATGATGAGGGACGGGAAGTTGCCCGCCAATTAAAGGAGGGACCTACTGATTTTGATTTGTATATGGTTCCTTACCGGCCTACAGCAGAAGAAATGAGCAGACATATTTATCAGCTCATAAAGGAAATGGGTGTTCAAGTCTGTGAAGTAGAGGTTTTCGAAACTCCCGCTAATAGCTGCAGCTATTCGGAGGGACCCGTATGTTCAGAGTAA
- the queE gene encoding putative 7-carboxy-7-deazaguanine synthase QueE → MFRVIERFISIDGEGPTSGELAAFIRFEGCNLRCTWCDTAYSWDGSCPHEEQSTEDIYHYIKESGARNVTLTGGEPLLQKDIIPLLDLLSSDRTLHIHIETNGAIDIGQYKDRYPSGNIHFIVDYKLPASGMQMTMKEKNFEYVSRDDVYKFVIASDNDLRETWRIVNKHELTKRCRVFLSPVVESIEPKRIVEFMISRKWHDIKLQVQVHKVIWPKDMRGV, encoded by the coding sequence ATGTTCAGAGTAATCGAACGTTTCATTTCCATTGATGGCGAGGGACCTACGTCTGGGGAGCTGGCAGCCTTCATTCGTTTTGAAGGCTGCAATTTGCGTTGTACTTGGTGTGATACGGCATATTCCTGGGATGGCTCATGCCCCCACGAGGAACAAAGCACAGAGGATATCTATCACTATATTAAAGAAAGCGGAGCACGCAATGTGACATTAACTGGGGGTGAGCCCCTCTTACAGAAGGATATTATTCCATTATTAGACCTTCTTTCAAGCGATAGAACACTTCACATCCATATTGAAACAAATGGTGCAATCGATATCGGCCAGTATAAGGATCGTTATCCTAGCGGAAACATCCACTTTATTGTTGATTACAAGCTTCCTGCAAGCGGGATGCAGATGACGATGAAGGAGAAGAATTTCGAATATGTCAGCCGTGACGATGTATATAAGTTTGTCATTGCTTCAGATAACGATTTGCGTGAAACATGGAGAATTGTGAATAAACACGAGCTAACGAAACGATGCCGTGTCTTTCTGAGCCCGGTTGTGGAATCCATTGAACCGAAACGGATTGTTGAATTCATGATTAGCCGCAAGTGGCACGATATCAAACTTCAAGTCCAGGTCCATAAAGTAATTTGGCCAAAAGACATGCGTGGTGTTTAG